One stretch of Sinomonas terrae DNA includes these proteins:
- the ileS gene encoding isoleucine--tRNA ligase — protein sequence MSVYPKATTSPHPENAAGTPATSTVRFPDLEERILKYWDEDGTFQASIDQRDSGRDGSNEFVFYDGPPFANGLPHYGHLLTGYAKDLVARYQTQRGKRVERRFGWDTHGLPAELEAMKQLGMSDKAHIEKMGIDKFNDACRASVLKYTHEWEAYVKRQARWVDFENDYKTLNVEYMESVVWAFKTLYDKGLTYSGYRVLPYCWKDETPLSNHELRMDDDVYKDRQDQTVTVTFPLLAGESEASKALAGVLAIAWTTTPWTLPTNEALAVGPEVRYAVVPAGPRGIAASDIPGDARFLLAESLIPSYAKDLGYEDGEGTSAAQAAAAAVERSFLGSELDGIRYEPLWDYFTDAETWGTGKGWQILVADYVTTTDGTGIVHQAPAYGEDDQKVCEAAGIPVILSVDDGAKFLPLFASGEDAPLADIVGLQVFEANKPITRVLREQGRLVKQASYVHSYPHCWRCRNPLIYRAVSSWFVEVTKIKDRMLELNEQINWIPSNVKHGQFGKWLENARDWSISRNRYWGSPIPVWVSDNPEYPRTDVYGSLAELERDFGRLPLNHDGQPDLHRPFIDELTRPNPDDPTGQSTMRRVPDVLDVWFDSGSMPYAQVHYPMENQDWFETHNPGDFIVEYIGQTRGWFYTLHILATALFDRPAFRNVISHGIVLGSDGQKMSKSLRNYPDVSEVLDRDGSDAMRWFLMASPILRGGNLIVTEQGIRDGVRQVILPLWNVYSFFTLYANAAGEHGYDAKLRHDGYTDPLDRYLLAETGRLVSGMRGHLDAYDISNACELLREYLEMLTNWYVRRSRQRFFDEDTDAFDALYTALEAVCRAAAPLLPLISEEMWRGLTGGRSVHLTDWPDSTLFSDEPTLVEQMDRTQAVCSAGSSLRKAAKLRVRLPLKAMTVVVPSAGSLAGSEAVIADELNLKSVRLLDAEEASPEEFGIEQKLVVNARAAGPRLGKGVQQAIKGSKSGDWSVSEDGVVTAGGIALEPHEYTLETVVDAEKAGASSAVAMLPGGGFVVLDTEVTPELEAEGLARDLVRVIQQARKDADLNVSDRIRTSLTARPSVISAALAHAELLKGETLSVELEFLEAEVDPTAIVEPVVATEGAR from the coding sequence GTGAGCGTGTACCCCAAGGCGACCACCTCGCCGCACCCCGAGAACGCGGCCGGTACGCCGGCGACGAGCACCGTTCGGTTCCCCGACCTCGAGGAGCGGATCCTCAAGTACTGGGACGAGGACGGCACCTTCCAGGCTTCCATCGACCAGCGCGACAGCGGCCGCGACGGCTCCAACGAGTTCGTGTTCTACGACGGCCCGCCCTTCGCCAACGGCCTTCCGCACTACGGTCATCTCCTCACCGGCTACGCCAAGGACCTCGTCGCGCGCTACCAGACGCAGCGCGGCAAGCGCGTCGAGCGCCGCTTCGGGTGGGACACGCACGGCCTGCCCGCCGAACTCGAGGCCATGAAACAGCTTGGGATGAGCGACAAGGCCCACATCGAGAAGATGGGCATCGACAAGTTCAACGATGCCTGCCGTGCCTCGGTGCTCAAGTACACCCACGAGTGGGAGGCGTACGTGAAGCGCCAGGCCCGCTGGGTCGACTTCGAGAATGACTACAAGACGCTCAACGTCGAGTACATGGAGTCCGTCGTCTGGGCGTTCAAGACGCTCTACGACAAGGGACTCACCTACAGCGGGTACCGCGTGCTCCCGTACTGCTGGAAGGACGAGACCCCGCTCTCGAACCACGAGCTCCGCATGGACGACGACGTCTACAAGGACCGCCAGGACCAGACGGTCACCGTGACGTTCCCGCTGCTCGCCGGCGAGTCTGAGGCGTCGAAGGCGCTCGCGGGCGTCCTCGCGATCGCGTGGACGACGACGCCCTGGACCCTTCCGACGAACGAAGCCCTCGCGGTCGGGCCCGAGGTGCGCTACGCCGTCGTGCCCGCCGGGCCGCGCGGCATCGCCGCTTCCGACATCCCGGGTGACGCACGCTTCCTGCTCGCGGAGAGCCTCATCCCGAGCTACGCCAAGGACCTCGGCTACGAGGACGGCGAGGGAACGTCTGCCGCTCAGGCGGCGGCTGCCGCCGTCGAACGCTCTTTCCTCGGCTCGGAGCTCGACGGGATCCGCTACGAGCCCCTCTGGGACTACTTCACCGACGCCGAGACGTGGGGGACCGGCAAAGGGTGGCAAATCCTCGTCGCTGACTATGTCACGACGACGGACGGCACCGGCATCGTCCACCAGGCTCCCGCCTATGGCGAGGACGACCAGAAGGTGTGCGAGGCTGCGGGAATCCCCGTGATTCTCTCAGTGGACGACGGCGCGAAGTTCCTTCCGCTGTTCGCCTCCGGCGAGGATGCTCCCCTCGCAGACATCGTGGGACTCCAGGTCTTCGAGGCCAACAAGCCGATCACGCGCGTGCTGCGCGAACAGGGCAGGCTCGTCAAGCAGGCGAGCTACGTGCACAGCTACCCGCACTGCTGGCGGTGCCGCAACCCTCTGATCTACCGCGCCGTCTCGAGCTGGTTCGTGGAGGTCACGAAGATCAAGGACCGCATGCTCGAGCTCAACGAGCAGATCAACTGGATCCCCAGCAACGTCAAGCACGGACAGTTCGGCAAGTGGCTCGAGAACGCCCGGGACTGGTCGATCAGCCGCAACCGGTACTGGGGGTCGCCGATCCCTGTGTGGGTCTCTGACAACCCCGAGTATCCGCGGACGGATGTCTACGGCTCCCTCGCCGAGCTCGAGCGCGACTTCGGTCGGCTTCCGCTCAACCATGACGGGCAGCCCGACCTGCACCGGCCCTTCATCGACGAGCTCACACGGCCCAATCCCGACGATCCGACCGGTCAGTCGACCATGCGTCGAGTCCCCGACGTACTGGACGTCTGGTTCGACTCGGGCTCGATGCCGTACGCCCAGGTGCACTACCCCATGGAGAACCAGGACTGGTTCGAAACGCACAACCCCGGCGACTTCATCGTCGAGTACATCGGCCAGACCCGTGGCTGGTTCTACACGCTCCATATCCTGGCGACCGCGCTGTTCGACCGGCCCGCGTTCCGGAACGTCATCAGCCATGGGATCGTCCTCGGCTCGGACGGGCAGAAGATGTCCAAGAGCCTGCGGAATTACCCCGATGTCTCCGAGGTCCTCGACCGTGACGGGTCGGACGCCATGCGGTGGTTCCTCATGGCGAGCCCGATCCTGCGCGGCGGAAACCTCATCGTCACCGAGCAGGGCATCCGGGACGGCGTGCGCCAGGTGATCCTCCCGCTCTGGAACGTGTACAGCTTCTTCACGCTCTACGCGAACGCCGCGGGGGAGCACGGCTACGACGCCAAGCTCCGCCACGACGGTTACACGGACCCACTGGACCGTTACCTTCTGGCGGAGACCGGTCGGCTCGTCTCCGGCATGCGTGGCCACCTCGACGCGTACGACATCTCGAACGCGTGCGAGCTGCTGCGCGAGTACCTCGAGATGCTCACGAACTGGTACGTCCGCCGCAGCCGGCAGCGCTTCTTCGATGAGGACACGGACGCGTTCGACGCCCTCTACACCGCCTTGGAGGCCGTCTGCCGGGCCGCGGCGCCCCTCCTGCCGCTCATCTCCGAGGAGATGTGGCGGGGGCTCACCGGCGGCCGTTCGGTGCACCTGACCGACTGGCCGGACTCGACGCTGTTCAGCGACGAGCCCACCCTCGTCGAGCAGATGGATCGCACGCAGGCTGTTTGTTCGGCAGGCTCGTCGCTGCGCAAGGCTGCCAAGCTCCGGGTGCGGCTCCCGCTCAAGGCGATGACCGTCGTCGTCCCCTCGGCTGGCTCGCTCGCCGGTTCGGAGGCTGTCATCGCGGATGAGCTCAACCTCAAGTCGGTGCGCCTGCTGGACGCGGAGGAAGCGTCGCCCGAGGAGTTCGGCATCGAGCAGAAGCTCGTGGTCAACGCCCGGGCAGCCGGCCCCCGCCTCGGCAAGGGAGTGCAGCAGGCCATCAAGGGCTCGAAATCAGGCGACTGGTCCGTCTCAGAGGACGGCGTCGTGACAGCGGGCGGGATCGCTCTCGAGCCGCACGAGTACACGCTCGAGACGGTTGTCGACGCCGAGAAGGCTGGCGCGTCGAGCGCGGTCGCGATGCTTCCCGGCGGCGGCTTCGTGGTCCTGGACACCGAGGTCACGCCTGAGCTCGAGGCCGAGGGCTTGGCCCGCGATCTTGTCCGGGTGATCCAGCAGGCTCGCAAGGATGCCGATCTCAACGTGAGCGACAGAATCCGGACGAGCCTCACGGCGCGTCCCTCGGTGATCTCCGCGGCCCTCGCCCACGCCGAACTGCTCAAGGGCGAGACACTGAGCGTCGAGCTCGAGTTCCTCGAGGCGGAGGTCGATCCGACGGCGATCGTCGAACCGGTCGTGGCGACGGAAGGCGCACGGTGA
- a CDS encoding bifunctional folylpolyglutamate synthase/dihydrofolate synthase, translated as MTEATSSLTTVDEVYAELLGRAPENKMEPRLAPLFRAMDVLGEPNKAFPIVHITGTNGKTSTARMIEAGLRAHGLRTGRYTSPHLSRVTERISIDGAPVPDSTFVRIWNEIAPYLGMVDSELTEAGQPRLTYFECVTILGFAIFADEPVDVAVIEVGLGGITDATNVGDGVVSVVTPISLDHTDLLGDTTEDIAREKAGIIKRGGFLVSAAQPADAAQVLLEKAREVGSEYRFEGVEFGVESRILAVGGQLVTIQGLAGRYEDLTVPLHGAHQAENAAVAVAALEAFLGGGERELDSDVLRAGFATVTSPGRLEVVKTSPTIVVDAAHNPGGIQVSAQALIEAFDFSRLVVVLGVLREKDAEEILRTLEEEFREQQVEYVFTQSASPRAIPAEELAEIALDLGFDEDAIHAEAKLDEAIAYAVERADEVGDYAGGVLVTGSITVVGEARILLGKAVD; from the coding sequence GTGACCGAGGCTACGAGCTCCCTGACCACAGTCGACGAGGTCTACGCCGAGCTCCTCGGGCGGGCCCCTGAAAACAAGATGGAGCCGCGGCTGGCCCCGTTGTTCCGCGCCATGGACGTGCTGGGAGAGCCGAACAAGGCCTTTCCGATCGTGCACATCACGGGTACCAACGGGAAGACCTCGACCGCCCGGATGATCGAGGCAGGCCTCCGCGCCCACGGTCTCCGGACGGGCCGCTACACGAGTCCCCATCTGAGCCGCGTCACGGAGCGCATCAGCATCGACGGAGCGCCGGTCCCTGACTCGACGTTCGTGCGGATCTGGAACGAGATTGCGCCCTACCTCGGGATGGTCGATTCGGAGCTGACCGAGGCGGGACAGCCGCGCCTCACGTACTTCGAGTGCGTGACGATTCTGGGCTTCGCGATCTTCGCAGACGAGCCCGTGGACGTCGCCGTCATCGAGGTGGGCCTCGGCGGGATCACTGATGCGACGAACGTGGGTGACGGCGTCGTCTCCGTGGTGACGCCGATCTCGCTTGATCACACGGATCTGCTCGGTGATACGACCGAGGACATCGCCCGTGAGAAGGCTGGCATCATCAAGCGGGGCGGCTTCCTCGTGAGCGCTGCCCAGCCCGCCGACGCCGCGCAGGTCCTGCTTGAGAAGGCGCGTGAGGTCGGGTCGGAGTACCGCTTCGAAGGTGTCGAGTTCGGCGTCGAGAGCCGGATTCTCGCCGTCGGCGGCCAACTCGTGACGATTCAGGGCCTCGCCGGCAGGTACGAGGACCTCACCGTGCCGCTTCATGGAGCGCATCAGGCCGAGAATGCGGCCGTCGCCGTGGCCGCGCTCGAGGCGTTCCTCGGTGGGGGCGAGCGGGAGCTGGATTCGGACGTCCTGCGCGCGGGCTTTGCCACCGTCACATCGCCCGGGCGGCTCGAGGTCGTCAAAACTTCTCCGACGATCGTCGTCGACGCCGCCCACAACCCGGGCGGCATCCAGGTGAGCGCTCAGGCGCTCATCGAGGCGTTCGACTTCAGCAGGCTGGTCGTCGTCCTGGGCGTGTTGCGAGAGAAGGACGCCGAGGAGATCCTCCGGACCCTCGAGGAGGAGTTCCGCGAGCAGCAGGTCGAGTATGTCTTCACCCAGTCCGCTTCGCCCCGGGCAATTCCCGCTGAGGAGCTGGCGGAGATCGCCCTTGACCTCGGCTTCGACGAGGACGCAATCCACGCCGAGGCCAAGCTCGACGAGGCCATCGCGTACGCGGTCGAGCGGGCAGACGAGGTGGGCGATTATGCCGGCGGCGTGCTCGTCACTGGCTCGATCACCGTGGTCGGCGAGGCCCGGATCCTTCTTGGAAAGGCGGTGGATTGA
- a CDS encoding DUF4233 domain-containing protein codes for MARLTRAQREWRPGMPRQRRSIRVQFASIVLLTEAFVAFFATLAVFGLHASQYGTGLVLGAGLGLVAVLVFSCAVVKRAWGMALGWVLQLALIALGFIEPMMFFVGVLMALAWWFAIRTGLRLDRENIQRDREQAEWERTHPEEGGSAASGGEVQTQ; via the coding sequence ATGGCGCGACTCACTAGAGCCCAGCGCGAGTGGCGTCCCGGTATGCCACGGCAGCGGCGTTCGATCCGAGTGCAGTTTGCCTCGATCGTGCTGCTTACAGAGGCGTTCGTCGCGTTCTTCGCGACTCTCGCTGTCTTCGGGCTGCACGCAAGCCAGTACGGCACGGGGCTCGTGCTCGGCGCCGGGTTGGGTCTCGTTGCGGTCCTCGTTTTCTCGTGCGCTGTGGTCAAGCGCGCTTGGGGCATGGCCCTCGGCTGGGTGCTTCAGCTTGCGCTCATCGCGCTCGGGTTCATTGAGCCCATGATGTTCTTCGTGGGGGTGCTCATGGCTCTCGCGTGGTGGTTCGCCATCCGCACCGGCTTGAGGCTGGACCGGGAGAACATCCAGCGTGACCGGGAGCAGGCCGAATGGGAGCGCACCCACCCCGAGGAGGGCGGGTCGGCGGCGTCTGGGGGAGAGGTCCAGACTCAGTAG
- the ndk gene encoding nucleoside-diphosphate kinase, with product MSAERTLVLVKPDGVSRGLAGAILARVEGKGYQLAELKLLTATRELLEQHYAEHEGKPFYEPLVEFMLSGPVVAAVFQGERVIEGFRSLAGATDPTSAAPGTIRGDFGRDWGLKVQQNLVHGSDSPESAEREIAIWFPA from the coding sequence GTGAGCGCAGAGCGCACCCTTGTTCTCGTAAAGCCCGACGGCGTTTCCCGCGGCCTCGCCGGCGCGATCCTCGCCCGTGTCGAGGGCAAGGGCTACCAGCTTGCAGAGCTCAAGCTGCTGACAGCCACACGCGAGTTGCTGGAGCAGCACTACGCCGAGCATGAAGGCAAGCCGTTCTACGAACCGCTCGTCGAGTTCATGCTCAGCGGGCCGGTCGTCGCCGCAGTGTTCCAGGGCGAGCGGGTCATCGAGGGCTTCCGGTCCCTCGCGGGCGCGACGGATCCGACGAGCGCGGCCCCCGGCACCATCCGTGGCGACTTCGGCCGCGACTGGGGCCTCAAGGTCCAGCAGAACCTCGTTCACGGGTCGGACTCGCCGGAATCGGCAGAGCGAGAGATCGCCATCTGGTTCCCCGCCTAA
- a CDS encoding vitamin K epoxide reductase family protein, with product MTQAPASAQTATSAQAEPGPLMTKRIPFAWLLLITSIVGWLASGELVLEKLQKLANPNFVTVCDVNPWVSCGEVMSTWQSSVFGFPNMFIGIVAFGITLTAAMGLFAGAAFRRWYWVCFQVGVTLGFVFFVWLWSQALYAIGILCPLCMVVWAMMIPMFVWTTIRNLQRGVIPARAGLVKTLGEWGWIIVAILYIGVIASIFFRFLPMFVPSTM from the coding sequence ATGACGCAGGCCCCCGCCTCCGCCCAGACCGCGACCTCGGCCCAAGCCGAGCCCGGCCCGCTCATGACGAAGAGGATCCCGTTCGCATGGCTGCTCCTGATTACGAGCATCGTCGGGTGGCTCGCATCCGGTGAGCTCGTGCTGGAGAAGCTGCAGAAGTTGGCCAACCCGAACTTCGTGACGGTCTGCGACGTGAACCCCTGGGTCTCGTGCGGCGAAGTCATGAGTACGTGGCAGAGCTCGGTCTTCGGCTTCCCGAACATGTTCATCGGCATCGTCGCGTTCGGCATCACGTTGACTGCGGCGATGGGCCTCTTTGCCGGAGCCGCGTTCCGGCGATGGTACTGGGTCTGCTTTCAGGTGGGAGTGACCCTTGGGTTCGTGTTCTTCGTGTGGCTGTGGAGCCAAGCGCTGTACGCGATCGGCATCCTCTGCCCGCTCTGCATGGTCGTCTGGGCCATGATGATCCCGATGTTCGTGTGGACAACGATCCGCAACCTCCAGCGCGGGGTCATCCCAGCCCGGGCCGGCCTCGTGAAGACGCTCGGCGAGTGGGGCTGGATCATCGTGGCCATCCTCTACATCGGCGTGATCGCTTCGATCTTCTTCCGCTTCCTGCCGATGTTCGTCCCGTCGACGATGTAA
- a CDS encoding Rne/Rng family ribonuclease — MDIEQQAQEGPERPIEEAAPVAKTRRAPRRAKAAAGSPSESAGGESPEQVEARQGAADDAAGSAQVVDAPAAEAPQKPKRAPRSRKKAVQAAPETPSETVEPEMAAPVTAASAEAQAEVPVEAPAAPKSRSRRASARAAAAHADSKSEAATPMLPLPNDGEQGEEPTSASGSRAKSSVRARRRAVVAAQAAQTAVEELDASDESREAQVEPAPDEQSSRETKRPARRRAKAPSPEPAGEQVAEVAEGQATASETTEEPETQVEGHEEPVAMGPLAALFSEPLSPTSMIFQAPDLSVVTRSAPSVPIDDQAEEDEDDESGGSRRRRRSRGRRGRGRLDEGSEEIAEESEGAEGAEDSGEQEEVTSRRRRRRRRGESDLELEGGYDDDPPNTVTRVRAPRTRAEVTSNRVQSVKGSTRLEAKKQRRRESRESGRRRHVITEAEFLARRESVDRQMVVRQKEDRIQIAVLEDGVLAEHFVSKTQQDSLIGNVYLGKVQNVLPSMEAAFVDIGRGRNAVLYAGEVNWDAAGLEGAPRRIENALKSGDSVLVQVTKDPVGHKGARLTSQISLPGRYLVYVPGGSMTGISRKLPDVERNRLKRILKDRLPADAGVIVRTAAEGASEEELTHDINRLRAQWEAIQGQATSTKVLAPELLYAEPDLTIKVVRDVFNEDFSKLIVSGEEAWDTIEAYVTYVAPDLLGRLEKYQGDADVFAEWRIDEQIHKALDRKVFLPSGGSLVIDRTEAMTVIDVNTGKFTGSGGNLEETVTKNNLEAAEEIVRQLRLRDIGGIIVIDFIDMVLESNRDLVLRRLVECLGRDRTKHQVAEVTSLGLVQMTRKRMGTGLLEVFSETCEVCGGRGVITHEEPVERGRAQGSTSEHQPLRGDGQQATVRPERRRRRGRGPQDQEPAPAPVHHQPVPVPVPEADDAERQARAQATRAALAAVAAAAHAAHVHDDEKAHPEVHEEAPKPAPHHEPVPTPAANTSAAVPVLTIGGERIELPIGEAVPVAPRPEPKLSLDALSHAFDELTGERHSGEERPGRRRRSRGAKSGQGSAEVTRVDESAGAVGGRASTSSAQSTPAPEKPEGDGPLILGVGVPASEL; from the coding sequence ATGGACATTGAACAGCAGGCCCAAGAGGGCCCGGAACGCCCCATCGAAGAGGCTGCCCCCGTGGCCAAGACGCGCAGGGCGCCGCGGAGGGCGAAGGCTGCCGCGGGCAGCCCGAGCGAGTCTGCCGGGGGAGAGTCGCCTGAGCAGGTCGAGGCTCGTCAGGGGGCAGCGGACGACGCCGCAGGCTCGGCTCAGGTGGTCGACGCGCCCGCGGCCGAGGCACCCCAGAAGCCCAAGCGAGCCCCCCGCAGCCGGAAGAAGGCCGTTCAGGCAGCGCCGGAGACTCCCTCCGAGACTGTTGAACCTGAGATGGCGGCTCCTGTAACAGCCGCATCCGCGGAGGCCCAGGCAGAGGTGCCGGTTGAAGCTCCGGCTGCCCCGAAGTCGCGGTCCCGGCGCGCTTCGGCCCGCGCCGCGGCCGCCCACGCGGACTCGAAGTCGGAAGCGGCGACGCCGATGCTCCCGCTTCCCAACGACGGCGAGCAGGGTGAAGAGCCGACGAGCGCTTCTGGTTCCCGAGCCAAGAGTTCCGTGAGGGCACGTCGTCGTGCTGTGGTCGCTGCACAAGCGGCCCAGACCGCCGTCGAGGAGTTGGACGCCTCCGACGAAAGCCGTGAAGCGCAGGTCGAGCCGGCCCCGGACGAGCAGTCGTCGCGTGAGACCAAGCGGCCTGCCCGCCGTCGCGCGAAGGCGCCGTCCCCCGAGCCTGCAGGAGAGCAGGTCGCGGAAGTGGCGGAAGGGCAGGCCACCGCATCCGAAACCACAGAGGAGCCCGAGACGCAGGTCGAGGGCCACGAGGAACCCGTTGCGATGGGCCCGCTTGCCGCGCTCTTCAGCGAGCCGCTCTCCCCGACGTCCATGATCTTCCAGGCGCCTGACCTCAGCGTCGTAACCCGTTCGGCGCCGTCGGTTCCGATCGACGATCAGGCCGAGGAAGACGAGGACGACGAGTCCGGAGGCTCGCGCCGTCGTCGCCGGAGCCGCGGCCGGAGGGGCCGCGGCCGTCTCGACGAGGGTTCGGAGGAGATCGCCGAGGAATCCGAGGGAGCCGAGGGAGCCGAAGATTCCGGGGAGCAGGAAGAGGTCACTTCCCGCCGACGTCGCCGCCGGAGGCGCGGCGAGAGCGATCTCGAGCTCGAGGGCGGCTACGACGACGATCCGCCCAACACCGTCACCCGCGTCCGCGCGCCGCGCACCCGCGCGGAGGTCACGAGCAACCGCGTCCAGAGCGTAAAGGGCTCGACTCGCCTCGAGGCCAAGAAGCAGCGCCGCCGGGAGTCCCGCGAATCGGGCCGGCGCCGGCACGTGATCACCGAGGCGGAGTTCCTCGCCCGCCGCGAGTCGGTGGACCGGCAGATGGTCGTCCGGCAGAAGGAGGACCGCATCCAGATCGCGGTCCTCGAGGACGGTGTCCTCGCCGAGCACTTCGTGTCCAAGACACAGCAGGATTCCCTCATCGGGAACGTCTATCTGGGCAAGGTGCAGAACGTCCTTCCTTCGATGGAGGCCGCGTTCGTCGACATCGGCCGCGGCCGCAACGCGGTGCTCTACGCGGGCGAGGTCAATTGGGACGCAGCTGGCCTCGAGGGTGCGCCGCGCCGTATCGAGAACGCGCTCAAGTCGGGCGACTCCGTGCTCGTCCAGGTCACGAAGGATCCGGTGGGCCACAAGGGTGCCCGCCTCACGAGCCAGATCTCGCTGCCCGGGCGCTACCTCGTCTACGTTCCCGGCGGCTCGATGACGGGCATCTCCCGGAAGCTGCCCGACGTCGAGCGCAACCGTCTCAAGCGGATCCTCAAGGACCGACTCCCCGCGGATGCAGGCGTCATCGTGCGTACGGCGGCCGAGGGTGCGAGTGAGGAAGAGCTCACCCACGACATCAACCGCCTCCGCGCCCAGTGGGAGGCGATCCAGGGACAGGCGACGTCGACCAAGGTCCTCGCGCCCGAACTCCTCTACGCGGAGCCCGATCTCACGATCAAGGTGGTCCGAGACGTCTTCAACGAGGACTTCTCGAAGCTCATCGTGAGCGGGGAGGAGGCCTGGGACACGATCGAGGCCTACGTCACCTATGTGGCGCCGGACCTGTTGGGCCGCCTAGAGAAGTATCAGGGAGATGCCGACGTCTTCGCCGAGTGGCGGATCGACGAGCAGATCCACAAGGCGCTGGACCGCAAGGTCTTCCTGCCGTCGGGCGGCTCGCTCGTGATCGACCGCACCGAGGCGATGACCGTCATCGACGTCAACACGGGCAAGTTCACGGGCTCGGGGGGCAACCTCGAGGAGACGGTGACCAAGAACAACCTCGAGGCCGCGGAGGAGATCGTCCGCCAGCTGAGGCTTCGGGACATCGGCGGCATCATCGTGATCGACTTCATCGACATGGTGCTCGAGTCGAACCGCGACCTCGTCCTGAGACGTCTCGTCGAGTGCCTCGGCCGGGACCGCACGAAGCACCAGGTCGCCGAGGTGACGTCGCTTGGCCTCGTGCAGATGACCCGCAAGCGGATGGGCACGGGCCTGCTCGAAGTCTTCAGCGAGACGTGCGAGGTGTGCGGCGGCCGAGGGGTCATCACGCACGAGGAGCCAGTCGAACGGGGACGTGCTCAGGGCTCCACTTCCGAGCACCAGCCGTTGCGCGGAGACGGCCAGCAGGCGACAGTCCGGCCTGAGCGGCGGCGGCGCCGTGGGCGCGGCCCGCAGGATCAGGAGCCGGCCCCCGCACCCGTGCACCATCAGCCCGTGCCCGTGCCCGTGCCGGAGGCCGACGACGCCGAGCGCCAGGCGCGCGCCCAAGCAACGAGGGCGGCACTCGCCGCGGTCGCTGCTGCGGCCCACGCTGCACACGTGCACGACGACGAGAAGGCCCATCCCGAGGTGCACGAAGAGGCCCCGAAACCGGCTCCGCATCACGAGCCCGTGCCAACCCCAGCTGCCAACACGAGTGCCGCTGTCCCGGTGCTGACGATCGGTGGCGAGCGCATCGAGCTCCCGATCGGCGAGGCGGTTCCCGTCGCTCCGCGGCCCGAACCGAAGCTCAGCCTCGACGCCTTGAGCCATGCGTTCGACGAACTGACCGGCGAACGCCATTCGGGCGAGGAGCGCCCTGGCCGCCGTCGGCGCAGCCGGGGCGCCAAGAGCGGGCAGGGATCGGCTGAGGTCACGCGGGTCGACGAGTCCGCGGGCGCAGTCGGCGGTCGCGCCAGCACGTCGTCGGCACAGTCGACGCCTGCTCCCGAGAAGCCCGAGGGTGATGGCCCGCTCATCCTGGGCGTCGGCGTCCCGGCGTCGGAGCTCTGA